The following are encoded together in the Falsiruegeria litorea R37 genome:
- a CDS encoding TylF/MycF/NovP-related O-methyltransferase produces the protein MFYGRLKGQDGERFRDALKTLQELCGPMFASDNLIGLQRAAGFREDQKFVETLKRNAETKQELSLAWRLHTLLWAAQNTLHLPGDFVECGVWKGFCFAFITDYLQFQSIDKTLYLYDTYEGIPDEMNSERRSNQAYERDVKDDPDAILKVVQKRFADVPNTRIVRGMVPDSFAQTCPNQVALLHIDMNSAASEIAALEVLFDKVVPGGMIVFDDYGWTGYAAQRHAENAFMAERGHNVLELPTGQGLVIKH, from the coding sequence GTGTTTTACGGACGCCTCAAGGGACAAGATGGCGAGCGCTTTCGCGACGCCCTGAAAACGCTGCAAGAGCTCTGCGGGCCGATGTTTGCGTCGGACAACCTGATCGGGCTGCAACGCGCCGCCGGGTTCCGCGAAGATCAGAAGTTCGTCGAAACTCTCAAGCGTAACGCTGAAACCAAACAGGAACTGTCGCTGGCCTGGCGTCTGCACACCCTGTTGTGGGCTGCGCAGAACACTCTGCACCTGCCAGGGGACTTTGTCGAATGCGGGGTCTGGAAAGGCTTCTGCTTTGCCTTCATCACCGACTATCTGCAGTTCCAGAGCATCGACAAGACCCTCTACCTTTATGACACTTACGAGGGCATCCCTGACGAAATGAACTCCGAGCGCCGTTCGAACCAAGCCTACGAAAGGGACGTCAAAGATGATCCCGACGCCATCCTCAAAGTGGTTCAAAAGCGGTTCGCCGATGTCCCCAACACCCGCATTGTACGCGGCATGGTGCCAGACAGCTTTGCCCAGACCTGCCCCAACCAAGTCGCACTTTTGCACATCGACATGAACTCGGCTGCTTCGGAAATCGCAGCGCTTGAGGTACTGTTCGACAAGGTGGTGCCCGGCGGCATGATCGTGTTTGACGACTATGGCTGGACCGGATACGCCGCGCAGCGTCACGCGGAAAATGCGTTCATGGCAGAACGCGGTCACAACGTGCTGGAGCTGCCCACCGGTCAGGGGCTGGTGATCAAGCACTAA
- the trmD gene encoding tRNA (guanosine(37)-N1)-methyltransferase TrmD yields the protein MTDAPNKSHGRKAIRPTFKPRELMTATPDLHGVWKAKILTLFPTAFPGVLGESLTGKALQDGLWQLETIDLRQFGVGKHRNVDDTPAGGGAGMVLRADVLGNAIEHAMEGVRGNWPILYLSPRGKRMDQPMMRDLARADGVTLLCGRFEGVDERVLEHYGIQEVSLGDFVMTGGEIAAQALIDATVRLIPNVLGNAASTEEESFSSGLLEHPQYTRPAEWKGRPIPDVLMSGHHGKVAQWRQDQSEELTRIRRPDLWDAHQKSNKD from the coding sequence ATGACCGATGCACCCAACAAATCCCATGGCCGCAAGGCGATCCGCCCAACGTTCAAGCCGCGCGAGTTGATGACCGCGACCCCGGACCTGCACGGGGTGTGGAAGGCCAAGATTCTGACCCTCTTCCCCACCGCCTTTCCTGGTGTCCTGGGTGAAAGCCTGACCGGGAAAGCCCTGCAGGACGGTCTGTGGCAATTGGAAACCATCGATCTGCGTCAGTTCGGCGTCGGCAAACACCGCAATGTCGACGACACCCCCGCGGGCGGCGGCGCAGGCATGGTGCTGCGCGCCGATGTTCTGGGCAACGCCATTGAACACGCGATGGAAGGCGTTCGAGGCAATTGGCCGATCCTCTACCTATCCCCACGCGGCAAGCGCATGGACCAGCCTATGATGCGCGACCTCGCACGCGCGGACGGTGTTACTCTGCTGTGTGGTCGTTTTGAGGGCGTCGATGAGCGCGTGCTGGAGCACTATGGCATCCAAGAGGTCTCGTTGGGTGACTTCGTCATGACCGGCGGAGAGATCGCGGCTCAAGCCCTTATCGACGCCACTGTGCGTCTGATCCCCAACGTCCTGGGCAACGCTGCCTCGACCGAGGAAGAAAGCTTTTCCTCGGGCCTTCTGGAACATCCCCAATACACCCGCCCCGCTGAATGGAAAGGTCGCCCGATCCCTGACGTCCTGATGTCCGGTCATCACGGCAAGGTCGCCCAGTGGCGGCAGGACCAGAGCGAAGAGTTGACCCGCATCCGCCGACCCGATCTGTGGGATGCTCACCAAAAGTCAAACAAGGACTAA
- the rimM gene encoding ribosome maturation factor RimM (Essential for efficient processing of 16S rRNA), whose protein sequence is MTDTNDNDLVCVGAIAGSYGVRGEVRIKSYCAIPEDIEAYSPLTDEAGTKSFTILLTRTIKNGFAAHLSDVETKEQGDALRGTRLFARRDQLPSLPDDEYYHADLMGLAVFDTGGTQLGKVKSVQNHGASDLLEIEGPGIKGTALLPFTLAAVPTVDLASGRIIVDPPEGLL, encoded by the coding sequence ATGACCGATACCAACGACAACGACCTGGTCTGTGTCGGCGCCATTGCCGGCTCTTACGGGGTGCGCGGCGAAGTGCGGATCAAATCCTACTGCGCCATCCCCGAAGACATCGAGGCCTATTCTCCGCTGACGGATGAAGCTGGCACCAAGAGCTTCACCATCTTGCTGACCCGCACAATCAAGAATGGCTTTGCCGCCCATCTCAGCGATGTCGAAACCAAGGAACAGGGCGACGCCCTGCGCGGCACCCGACTGTTTGCGCGCCGCGACCAACTCCCATCCTTGCCGGATGACGAATACTACCACGCCGACCTGATGGGTTTGGCAGTCTTTGACACCGGCGGTACTCAACTGGGCAAGGTCAAATCCGTACAGAACCACGGCGCCTCGGACTTGCTCGAAATCGAAGGGCCGGGCATCAAGGGCACGGCCCTTCTCCCCTTTACCCTGGCCGCCGTTCCCACCGTCGATCTGGCCAGTGGCCGCATCATCGTTGACCCACCCGAAGGCTTGCTCTGA
- the bluB gene encoding 5,6-dimethylbenzimidazole synthase, whose translation MQDQPFTDEFRTQLDLLMRLRRDVRRFRIDPVDEAALARCLDAFSMAPSVGLSEPWRILRIKSEAARAAALENFRTANTEALSGYSGAQAESYSKLKLSGMQEAPVQLAIYCDDATPKGHGLGARTMPEMRRYSVVAATTLFWLRLRAEGLGLGWVSVLDPKQLAIDLNADPNWRLIGYFCIGWPERISDTPELQREGWEQRHAQLPIETR comes from the coding sequence GTGCAGGATCAGCCTTTCACAGACGAATTCCGCACGCAGCTTGACCTGTTGATGCGGCTCCGGCGCGACGTGCGCCGGTTCCGCATCGACCCGGTGGACGAGGCGGCGCTGGCGCGGTGCCTCGACGCCTTTTCCATGGCCCCCTCGGTGGGGTTGTCGGAACCCTGGCGCATCCTGCGCATCAAAAGCGAGGCCGCCCGCGCCGCCGCTTTGGAGAATTTCCGCACCGCCAACACCGAGGCCCTGTCAGGCTATTCCGGCGCACAGGCCGAAAGCTACAGCAAGCTCAAACTTTCAGGCATGCAAGAGGCCCCGGTGCAGCTTGCCATCTACTGCGATGACGCCACCCCCAAAGGCCACGGCCTGGGTGCGCGCACCATGCCCGAAATGCGCCGCTATTCTGTCGTGGCCGCCACCACCCTCTTCTGGCTGCGCCTGCGCGCCGAAGGGCTGGGATTGGGCTGGGTGTCTGTGCTGGACCCCAAGCAACTGGCCATCGACCTGAATGCGGACCCGAATTGGCGCCTGATCGGTTATTTTTGTATTGGCTGGCCCGAACGAATATCTGATACACCCGAATTGCAGCGCGAGGGCTGGGAACAGCGTCACGCACAACTGCCCATCGAAACCCGCTGA